A window from Piliocolobus tephrosceles isolate RC106 chromosome 11, ASM277652v3, whole genome shotgun sequence encodes these proteins:
- the LOC111521661 gene encoding deoxyuridine 5'-triphosphate nucleotidohydrolase, mitochondrial — protein sequence MPCSEETPTISPSKRPRPAEEGGMQLRFARLSEHATAPTRGSPRAAGYDLYSAYDYTIPPMEKALVKTDIQIALPTGCHGRVAPRSGLAAKHFIDVGAGVTDEDYRGNVGVVLFNFGKEKFEVKKGDRIAQLICERIFYPEIEEVQALDDTERGTGGFGSTGKN from the coding sequence ATGCCCTGCTCTGAAGAGACACCCACTATTTCACCCAGTAAGCGGCCCCGGCCTGCGGAGGAGGGCGGCATGCAGCTCCGCTTTGCCCGGCTCTCCGAGCACGCCACGGCCCCCACCCGGGGCTCCCCGCGGGCTGCGGGCTACGACCTGTACAGTGCCTATGATTACACAATACCACCTATGGAGAAAGCTCTTGTGAAAACGGACATTCAGATAGCGCTCCCCACTGGGTGTCATGGAAGAGTAGCTCCACGGTCAGGCTTGGCTGCAAAACACTTTATTGATGTAGGAGCTGGTGTCACAGATGAAGATTATAGAGGAAATGTTGGTGTTGTACTGTTTAATTTTGgcaaagaaaagtttgaagtcaAAAAGGGTGATCGAATTGCACAGCTCATTTGCGAACGGATTTTTTATCCAGAAATAGAAGAAGTTCAAGCTTTGGATGACACTGAaaggggtacaggtggttttggtTCCACtggaaagaattaa